TGGATTGTAAACACATCAATAGACTTGCAGGCCACACATTTTTACAGAGAATCAGCTGCTTCACAAAAGTACACATACTGTCCCcagaaaaatataatacatacatCAGTTTGTTAAAAGATATTAGACACTGTTTAGTTTGGCTGTGTTTTCGTTAGTACTTCAGCATGCCACAAATTAAGCTGCAATTTAAGTAAACCTACCATCATCAAATAATTCTGTTTAAAGTTGCTCAAATAAAATCCCTGTGAAAAATAAGCACAgtttaaaattaaattatacTTAAGAATAACTGAGGTACATAACTATCAAAACGAAGAAACAATCACACAACTCCAGAGACTCCTCAAGATTACCTGAAGGAGGAAAACATGTCCCCTTGTACTCTACACTGGTTGTACTTGGTGTCTGTCCTTTCTGAAGATCATATGTGTAAGTGTTATAAATAGACTGATGTGCTGACTGAGAAATGTTTCACAGCCTTTTGAGAAACACGCTCTTGGTAAAAAGACGGGCTGACCCTAGGCCAGTTAACACTTAGTTAATTATCTGAACCAGTATGTTCAGAGAAATGCACAGGTTATCAGGGCTGTCCCTGGATCAGTTGAAAACTCAGTTAAAAAGGCCCCCTGGGGAAATGAGCGACAGAGGGAAACTTAGGAACACTCCTTCATATTCAACACGGTGCATTCTAGTGACTGCATATTTATAAACCTGAATGAAAGTAAAGCTACGATTTCCGCAGCCGGATAACCTAAACATATCTTGGACATACCCTCTGACAATGTTACCCATGACAGTTTTCACAATGAGAAAACTAGCACAAACTCTGAtcactgcagacacacagaactCAAAGGAAAATGATATACATTTTGAATCTACAGTATTATGCCTTGCAACATATTATAAAATCAACAGCATGTCCTCTGTATTTGTCCTGTggtttttcttctctctgtatCCCAGTGTAACATGACTCCAGAGTCCCCCTTGACCCTGAAGAACCAAATGCAGCCTCTCTATATTTAACAGTGCCATGGTAAGGTATGTAAACCAGGACTGTAGTGCGTTCAGgactgactgaccgaccatTTTACTGACTGGAATAGTTTTCACAAAAGCTTATTGCTTCAGCCTCAAAGGATATAATAGAAACAAGAGGAAAGACTTCAGTTTTGATACCACCGGTAAGACAGCATTCTTTCAGATTAGTAGGGTGGGGTTAGTTCAGACACACAACGTTTCTAGGGAACGCTACATGAAACGAATCATGTGACCAAATATTTACAGTGCCTTTTATTCAGAGCCCTTcaccttctccacattttgttgtgttacaaacTGCAATTGATAATATGCTTTTTTTGACATTGCTCTTCACACAGTTTATGCAAATGTATTGTACACAAGTATTGTGTGTCATTTGATCCTCCACGAGTCTCCAAAGATGTCTTGGGGtttttgatgtctttgatgCCTCCAAAGATGTCTTGGAGTTATTGATGTCTTTGACGCCTCCAAAGATGTCTTGGAGTCCACCACTGGCATATTAAACTGATTGGAAATTTAGAAAGGCAAACATGTCTATAGTGCATGCCAGAGCcaaaccaagccatgaggtcCAAGGTACTCTACCTACTCTCCAGAAGTCTCTGTAGACCTCATAGACTGAAGTGTGGAGGGATAGATCTGGGAATGGTTGTCAAAAAGGAGTATTTCCAGAAGCACAGTGGGCTGcattattgtgaaatggaagaaggttgGAACCAAACAGAGCTTCTCGGTTTTTCTGCAGAGATGTGAAAACCtgtcagaaggacaaccatttcTTCAGCATTCAtacaatcaggcctttatggcgGAGTGGCTAACTGGAAGCCACTTTGACTAAAAGACAtaaaaccccatttccaaaaaagttgggatgctgcgtaaaatgcaaaaaacagaatgcattgatgtgcaaataCTTTAATCCCTATATGTAATTTAAAACAGCacacagacaacatatcaaatgttgaaattgtattgtttttggaaaaaaacatgtccattttgtatttaaagccagggacacatttctaaaatgctgggacaggggcatgtttaccactgtgttgatTAACCTCTTCTTTTACCAATACTCTGTACgtatttgggaactgaggagaccaattgctatagttttgaaaatgaaatgttttcccattcttgcttgatataggattagTCTCCTTTGTAGTATTTTTCGGTTCATAATgtaggtgacaggtctggattgcAGGCTGGCCAATTTAGCACTTGGACTCTTTTACccatggagccatgctgttgaaatacgtgcagaatgtggctTGGCATTGTGACCGGTGTTTGATCCTCACCACGGACAAAACAAactatgcattaggatttgtttaggatagacaaacacttcagtGGCTATAAGCTTctgtagctatgttatagtaagactatttctggttgatttttgaagtacgcatccgtgcatgcttaaTAGGCTAACATGGGGCCATATACCCCCTTGGgtaagacccccccccccttgtaactcttacaaaaaacacactttTTTCAACACCTCCTCTGTCTGACACTAGTCCGAATCAACTACAAATTTCCTCTGTATCATCATACCTTCGATGCAAACTATAAAAGCTTTTTCTTCTGCATCTCATTTTAAGGACTGCTGGGATTTAAAACATTGCCTTATTTAAACGATAATACGTTTACtttaactgtatgaaatggcgtgtaaggaaaatgtaagtggtgtaaaaaaaaacagggccaATTCTTAAAAACCCTTAGGCATTATCTTCTATTGGGATGAGACTCCCTGGGGGCAACTAACACCATGGGGAGGCATATTACCCCAGTAGCTGAAAAAAATGCCCTGttcctaaaaaataaatgttattaaatacatattaatctgtcaactgtagccatttattttactttataatcCTTTACTTTATAAATACTCACCCCCAATAGCACAAaacacatccacaaatacaattaCAGAGCCCCAATAAAAATACTCCACCCAATAGACTTCATGTTGTATTCGTATTTTGGGGGATTGTGTTTATGTTTGGGGAAGGTATATGGTATTGGGAGTGTGtcattgtattagtggttgtgttttgcactattGGGCGGAGTATTTTTATTCGGggtgtgtaattgtatttgCGATCATGGTTTGCACTTTTTGGGGGAGTATTTTTATTGGGGGTGTGTCATTGTATTACTGGTTGTGTTTTGCGCTATTGTGGGGAGTATTTTTATTGGGGGTGTGAACTTTTATTATtggttgttttttgtatttccGGGCCACTGTAGTCttgccccatgttaccctatAGGTCACAACCCtgtgtgcagtaaaagaggtgAGGTTTCCACGATTCCCTCGTCTTTTCAGTTGacaaaagtctgttatcgtcacctatattgatagttgttgtatcaatgtcattcacgaatgaaagaaaaactaacatgtttgtgccatgaaatgaaacagctttgGCAATATaaagttcattttcagtcttgcgagcaattgctcaattattttgaatattccaagtagtaagtcaGTAGATACTATAAACCTATTACTgggtaataagctgttaaaatggccagtggcaaaagaaaGTTCAAagatgttatttgtggtgggagtaaatttaataagaaacgttagtcagtttaacacaatgcttaattgtgtcttgcgaaatattcaaacttagcATGATGTTAACACGACAAAAATGATTTTCTGACAAGGTAGTTTGTCCCAattggtcccaatactggcatactagctcactatatacaaaacattacttcaccatcatccgcaATGTACGCACTTGTAGTAcatgatttgagattcagccattgCTTTCAATTTACAtagtagttcacatagcgtagagGTTGGCTATTaagctgtcattgttttctaaagaaatgaacctGCCATGTTTTGGTTTAACAATGGACTAACACTCAGCGCACGTGTTGCATGGTGGTTAAACACAGCCATTCACATAGGAGACCCCAGTTCAAATCCATTGAGGACAACACCATTCATCCCTTCTGTTTGCGGGCCggccgaactaggcttgcctggttccttttcttgtttaataTGGGCATTGCATgtaaattgatggcaaaatCTTTACCATGTATTAAGTCCATAACGTAACaatatgtggagaaagtgaaggggtctgataTTTTCAGAAGAAACTTTAAACATTTGTTCTCATGATATAAAATACCTTCTGTAAAATGTAAGcccaacatttagaaatgtatgccctccatgtaaatatacagtatctgttCAAAATAATACTATATTTTACTTTGATGGAGTGAATAGCTCAACTTACCAGCTCACCCCAAAGTTAGCTGGTAAACTCCCTGGGGCCAGTTGTAATTAACTGTGGATTAGAGGGATTTATTAAAGCTATTCCATGTAGTTAAGGAACTTTAAGGACTCCAAAGtatacagacacagtcagatTGCTGTATGGTTTGTTAGTGCCTGATTTTCACATTTACCAATATCTAGCTGCACTAgtcatgaaaacatttaattgacaGTCACTGTATACCTTTGGATTATTTATCTTCCTCAAGTGTACAATGGTATTTCTCTCACTAAAAGGAATTCATTGGTCAGATGGATGCGGTGGGAACTCACTATAGCCATCCTTACAGCGATCCAACGATTAATTGTATGACGAGTTTCAATACTTTTAAGTGAAAAACTGTGGATTTATAAGAATCTTTtcatttgttgttattgttgacCACTACTTATAGGCTACAAgttgacagaaaataaatacagtagatTGTGTTATGATATTGTTTACCCATATTTCAGGATATACACCTACGTGCATAATATGATACACTGATGATGCATTGTGGATATGGTAAGTTCTGAATTGtgttttgcattaaaaaaaatattaaaatggaaTTAAGAGTTAAAATATAGTTGATGTTTTTGCATAGTTTTTAGTATTTGCCTAAATTCTTTGCGTCTTAGTATCTCTGTCCCCACTCCCCTTCCCCCTGTATCATTTCTTCCCCTAAAGCTCGTCCCCCGCGCCATGTTGGTCACCGCCACTGCGACAGCTGTTTCAGCCGGCGCTGCAAAGCCCCCGTGGAGATCTCCGTGTCCTGTGCGCTCATCCCCTGCAGTCTGATGTGTGGAGCCCTGTTCCACATGTGCAAACAGGAGGAGCACGCACTGCTCTGCCCCAATGAGAAGGTGCCGTGCCTCAATGCCGACTTCGGCTGCCCGCTAAACATGCCTCGTTCCTGGCAGGCCGCTCACCTGCAGGACTGTCCGGCGAGTGTGGTGTGCTGCTCCATGGAGTGGAACCGCTGGCCGGCTGAGGATGCACAGTCCCACATGCACGCGGCCCTGCAGGAGAACCTTGTGAAGGAGCTAGCAGGAGGACAAGTTGAGGCTCTGGACCTGTCCATGGCTCTGAGAGACCAGGACCACCTGTTCCATTCCCTGAAGATGAAGAAACTCTTCCCAGAGCTTGttgagagggtggaggaggaggagtgggaggagcagaggaggagggacaagtggaggatgaagaaggaggagaagaagaagagagaggccCTGGAGGCTCAAAGAGCTAACAGGGTTGACTGCGGGTTTCCTGTAGATCAAGGATGGTACGCACCGCTCCCTACGAAAATTCAGGAGGcggtgagggagaggggagaggaagagaagcagGAGAGGGAGCCGAcccaggaggagagggaggcgcTAGCCAGGGGGAGGTTGATACCGtcagacagccagacaggctCCCGTTACTGGGAGTGTATGTTCAACATGGAGAAGGGAGGCTGCATGATAACTGAGGCTAGCGAGGGGACGGGGTCAAAAATCAAAGGTCGAGAGAAGGAGTCACATCAGTCTCAGTCCAAGACCACCGCCGGGACACAAATACCCACcaatgcacgcacacactcggACAACACCCggcacacacactcagatgAACGCCCTGATCCCCAGTGCGTGGCCTGCCTGGCGGGACCTGAGAAGAAGCAAGCATATTACTATGGACAGTTGGAGCCCATGAAGATTGTCACAGTGAGGACCTTCAAGATTCCATGCAGCTTCACAGCCAAGCACAAACGCATCAGGAACCCGTCCCACTGGAAGAGGGTGCACGTGGCTGTGGACACCAGCGACCTAGGGGTGGAGCTAAAGGACATGCCTATCTGGGAGGAGGTGCAGGTGGGAGTTAAAAGAGATTGTTAGATATCTTCAACCAGAGCAGTCATTCATGACTGCAGCACAATAGCTACCTGTAATGGTACGATATGTAATGGTGTGCTTTTGTAGCTTATTCATCCCGCCGTAAAGAAAGAATGATAGGATTTGCTCAGCAAGCAGTGCACATCTCTCCCAAACCCTTGTAGTTTAGGGTATATACaagggattattaggaacacctgttcaatttctcattaatgcaattatctaatcaaccaatcacatggcagttgcttcaatgcatttaggggtgtggtcctggtcaagacaatctcctgaactccaaactgaatgtcagaatgggaaagaaaggtgatttaagcaattttgagcgtggcatggttgttggtgccagacgggccggtctgagtatttcacaatctgctcagttactgggattttcacgcacaaccatttctagggtttacaaagaatggtgtgaaaagggaaaaacatccagtatgctgcagtcctgtgggcgaaaatgccttgttgatgctagaggtcagaggagaatgggccgactgattcaagctgatagaagagcaactttgactgaaataaccactcgttacaactgaggtatgcagcaaagcatttgtgaagccacaacacacacaaccttgaggcggatgggctataacagcagaagaccccaccgggtaccactcatctccaaacaggaaaaagaggctacaatttgcacgagctcaccaaaattggacagttgaagactggaagaatgttgcctggtctgatgaatctcaacttctgttgagacattcagatggtagagtcagaatttggcgtaaacagaatgagaacatggattcatcatgcctgttaccactgtgcaggctggtggtgatggtgtaatggtgtgggggatgttttcttggcacactttaggccccttagtgccaattgggcatcgtttaaatgccatggcctacctgagcattgtttctgaccatgtccatccctttatgaccaccatgtacccatcctctgatggctacttccagcaggataatgcaccatgtcacaaagctcaaataatttcaaattggtttcttgaacatgacaatgagttcactgtactgaaatggcccccacagtcaccagatctcaacccaatagagcatctttgggatgtggtggaacgggagcttcccacaaatctccatcaacagcaagatgctatcctatcaatatgggccaacatttctaaagaatgttttcagcaccttgttaaatcaatgccatgtagaattaaggcagttctgaaggtgaaagggggtcaaacacagtattagtatggtgttcttaataatcctttaggtgagtgtatgtaggGTGCTCAAGGGCACAAAGACACGTTTCACCTAGTTTGAACAGGGATTCATACTAGCGACCTTTCAATGACTTGCCATACACTCTAAAAGCTAGGCTATCTGCTAACCTTGACAACCTTCCTCCATGTACCGTCCAGGCCAGTCTTTTGTGCTCTCTGGAGAAGGAGCTCAGGGGTCATCTGATCGCTGAGTCAAAGTCCACTGACGCCCTCCTTCACGACACGGGAACACAGACTTACGCCTTCCAGTCAACTCCATTTGGCCGCAACGCCTCATTGGCCAGTGTGACGGCGGGCCGCCCTCTTCAGCTCCACctccaggtgcaggcagagggtGTGACGAGCAGACACAACAAGACTAGCTCTGCCTTCACCTTCCTCTGCGGACACGCCTTCCAACGCAGAGAATTCCCCAAACACTTCAGGTACTCAAACCGCTTTTGTAGAATCTAGGCTACAgtccaaaaacattgttttaagcCCTCACCCGTCCACTTACGGGATCCCTTTCAAAAACGGATCACAGGACGACTGAACAACTTTATTCACTTGCAGGGTCGATATCCCCCACAATTCAATGCAACCCATAGTCATCTAAAGCTGCACCAATGCATTATTCATAACATGAGAGAAAAAGATAGGATCCTTgcagaaaagtatttttttttggggggggggggataccAGAGTATAGGCTTGCAAGCAAGCAATGGGTAACTGTAGCTAACAACCATTAGTCACTTGACAAGGGATGTCTTAATATGCTGACCTTCCAAAACTTCCTTTCCAATCATCCAAGTGGTAAAAGAACCTGTTGCATTCCATATGTTAGCCATATAACATATAGTATGGCTTTGAGGGCGCTTCTTATCCTCTCAAGGGGATGGTTTCTCCATGAAGTTGTGGGAATCGCAGTAAGTGTTGCCTGTTGGCAAATCAAACTTACTGTAAAGATGGTTGCTAGCTggtatatacattgaagggccTGTCTACACAGATCACCagaacccccatgccaaatggtctgAGGCTGGCAGACTgtgacctacagagagatactTCCAGAGAAACTTCCAGTggaacatacattcatatacatGTAATTCCACACGTGGATCCACTGGGGTTGACTTCTGAGCTTAACTGCTGTTCGGGTTACCAGGAGGACATGCGTAGGAGGTCCATACCATGGCTCTCCTTGTAGGACCATAGGTTTAAGACTGCATACCAGAATGTAATCACCTGGCTGAGAAGTATGTATAGGCTTTTCTTATAAtagcgcatttaattaatcatacctcagtgaataccttactgattttcacacgggtttttttgctgcaaaggtcatacatgtagctatgatacaggacacatggttcggcgtattttaatattcatagttttatattcatcaaaactgtgaacataatccccaaaaagggagaaaaacaggaacatttccagtttgactatcattctgattgaaacacctaatgtgtaaatagtggcagtaaagtcagaaatgtatatttctctctctctcatttcacagcccccatcccaacatacactcatgggtcccagtctaaaatagcaggatgaaatgaaaagtgacagtttttatttaaactgcacatttactttgttgaaactcccttgaaaagtctgcaaacttaattaatgtagcaattttcaaaacacagttacaagtgcttttcagaacccagagggaaagagatcagggctaagacaatAACAAGGACATAATGCAAAGATAAATttcattatacacaagctcacaaacccagtgtaaggcaaaggagaccaacatttggattcctggagacacaccatgaggctagagttcatgaaacacaaacaaacagaggtatttacagacccaccaacacttacagcagtattcacataaaatgtgacagaccactgttttcaggcagttttacgccattgctttcagtttcagtgttaatcttgtcagaataatgacagatatgacataaagatactatgtgtgatgagtaaggttaaagtacagatataaagcttagaattagttttgggatgctggaatttaggattaa
This genomic window from Esox lucius isolate fEsoLuc1 chromosome 7, fEsoLuc1.pri, whole genome shotgun sequence contains:
- the LOC105027536 gene encoding F-box only protein 40; translated protein: MMHCGYARPPRHVGHRHCDSCFSRRCKAPVEISVSCALIPCSLMCGALFHMCKQEEHALLCPNEKVPCLNADFGCPLNMPRSWQAAHLQDCPASVVCCSMEWNRWPAEDAQSHMHAALQENLVKELAGGQVEALDLSMALRDQDHLFHSLKMKKLFPELVERVEEEEWEEQRRRDKWRMKKEEKKKREALEAQRANRVDCGFPVDQGWYAPLPTKIQEAVRERGEEEKQEREPTQEEREALARGRLIPSDSQTGSRYWECMFNMEKGGCMITEASEGTGSKIKGREKESHQSQSKTTAGTQIPTNARTHSDNTRHTHSDERPDPQCVACLAGPEKKQAYYYGQLEPMKIVTVRTFKIPCSFTAKHKRIRNPSHWKRVHVAVDTSDLGVELKDMPIWEEVQASLLCSLEKELRGHLIAESKSTDALLHDTGTQTYAFQSTPFGRNASLASVTAGRPLQLHLQVQAEGVTSRHNKTSSAFTFLCGHAFQRREFPKHFRNVHADIQSCASGWFEQRCPLAYLGCTFSQKRFQPSTHTATVTYNQELSCFSLRPTIATSLNEQTQLSTSWSASEPVLKPRRKRLRGGGVEDEDSLSGLPYEVLCYIASFLDSFSLFQLALVSCLMRDVCSSLLHERGMVSLLWEKKFYKTGLAKWKAKKVVWEFSTLFSPVEAWCFDNSVPSMSEHLKVCPYYEIEPRTERVLMLHNANIKINTGSESKSNTLVSLFQKQNLNSSS